TCAGGAGCTTCTTCGCTCGGCAGAGAAACTCGATTTTGATCGTAAAAATTTCGAGATTCTTTTTGTTGACGATGGCTCGAAAGATGGTTTTGAAGCCTATATAAAAAGTTACAAATCGGAAACAGGACTGCAAATCAGAGCGATTTACCAGGAGAATAAAGGCCCCGGAGAAGCGCGGAATAACGGAATGAAAAATGCCTTGGGCGAGTATTTCATTTATGTAGATTCCGATTGCACCTTCCCACCGCACTGGTTAAAAGAAATCGACAAAGAGGTTGTAGCCAATAATTACGATGCTTTTGGTGGACCCGACACCTTTCACCCATCGTTCTCGCCATTGTTAAAAGCCATTAACTATTCCATGACATCGCTGATTGGTACGGGCGGAACACGCGGCAATAAAAAATCGGTAGGCAAATTCTACCCCCGAAGCTTTAACATGGGCGTTCACCGAAAGATTTTTGAAAACATTGGGGGTATGAACAAGCTACGCCACGGCCAGGACATGGATTTCTCGCAACGCATTTACGATGCCGGCTATAAAGTAGGTTTGGTTGCCGATGCTTTTGTGTACCACAAACGACGTACGAGCATATCCAAATTCTACCGCCAGATTTTTAACTGGGGAGTAGCGCGCATTAACCTGGCACAACAACATCCGGCCATGTTAAAACCGGTACACCTGCTTCCGGCAGCCATTGTTATTGGCTTAATTGCCTTGTGTGTGTTTACACTGTTGGTTCCGGTAACTGCCCCATTATTGTGGACATTAACAGGCATCGGGTTCGCGCTAATTGTTATTTGGGCCTTTCTGGAATCCTTGTTTAAATAT
Above is a genomic segment from uncultured Draconibacterium sp. containing:
- a CDS encoding glycosyltransferase, with the protein product MKYTVIVAVYNRVDEVQELLRSAEKLDFDRKNFEILFVDDGSKDGFEAYIKSYKSETGLQIRAIYQENKGPGEARNNGMKNALGEYFIYVDSDCTFPPHWLKEIDKEVVANNYDAFGGPDTFHPSFSPLLKAINYSMTSLIGTGGTRGNKKSVGKFYPRSFNMGVHRKIFENIGGMNKLRHGQDMDFSQRIYDAGYKVGLVADAFVYHKRRTSISKFYRQIFNWGVARINLAQQHPAMLKPVHLLPAAIVIGLIALCVFTLLVPVTAPLLWTLTGIGFALIVIWAFLESLFKYKSLAAAFLSPVTLNIQVFAYGFGLIKALWQTKVLGKQEARGFVKGYYGKKKK